A part of Plasmodium coatneyi strain Hackeri chromosome 8, complete sequence genomic DNA contains:
- a CDS encoding Inorganic pyrophosphatase, with product MRYCVSSVLFCVNKCTHVPNLSKRKMSSTVVKASNGEMPKTKEQKDEVKNEYQVETNKELQVNLNFHNNNIISNIFSNLSLFDYLTNIFTINKKTYMLKYCNKLNEDNFYISYFQKVNDKFAQISPWHDIDLMNEDGTYNMVVEITKYNYIKLEIQLTENFNVIKQDTKKGKLRYYHNSIYWNYGALPRTYEYPKHIYSCQTGDNQDLFFTGDDDPLDVVDVGQNSLKMGQVVPVKILGAFTLIDEGQLDWKIIAINKHDKHFDDVNSLEDVEKYYPHTLNMLLEWFRSYKMAESKKLNIISKKMHTKEESEGLIKKTHEYYCEFLRDMKKYECDQTSQSTCGISTKQHSGSSDLSLSTLPKKSSQDDSLYNSLLQDISISYYMADPTYRPNEHIWIH from the exons ATGCGTTACTGCGTATCATCAGTACTCTTCTGTGTGAAT AAATGCACACACGTCCCAAACCtaagcaaaaggaaaatgagcAGCACAGTGGTCAAGGCAAGTAATGGTGAAATGCCAAAAACAAAGGAGCAGAAGGATGAGGTGAAAAACGAGTACCAAGTAGAGACAAACAAAGAGCTACAAGTAAACTTAAATTTCCACAATAACAACATCATATCGAAtatattttccaatttgagTCTTTTTGATTATCTAACAAATATCTTCACGATTAACAAAAAGACGTATATGTTAAAATATTGTAATAAGCTAAATGAAgacaatttttacatttcgtACTTCCAAAAAGTGAATGACAAATTTGCTCAGATATCCCCATGGCATGACATCGACTTGATGAATGAAGATGGCACATACAACATGGTCGTCGAAATTACAAAGTACAATTATATAAAGTTGGAAATCCAGTTGACAGAAAACTTTAATGTTATTAAGCAGGACACGAAGAAGGGCAAGCTGCGTTATTACCACAACTCCATTTATTGGAACTATGGTGCCTTACCACGCACGTACGAGTACCCCAAGCACATTTACAGCTGCCAGACTGGGGACAACCAGGACTTGTTCTTCACGGGGGACGACGACCCTCTGGACGTGGTGGACGTGGGCCAGAATAGCCTCAAAATGGGGCAGGTCGTCCCAGTCAAG ATCCTTGGAGCATTCACCCTCATTGATGAGGGACAGCTGGACTGGAAGATCATCGCCATCAAT AAACACGACAAACACTTCGACGACGTGAACTCCCTGGAAGACGTGGAGAAGTACTACCCCCACACACTGAATATGCTCCTGGAGTGGTTCCGCTCGTACAAAATGGCCGAatcgaaaaaattaaacataatttccaaaaaaatgcacaccaAAGAGGAGAGCGAAgggttaattaaaaagacGCATGAATATTACTGTGAGTTCCTGCGGGATATGAAAAAGTACGAATGTGATCAGACGAGTCAAAGCACCTGTGGAATCAGCACAAAACAACATTCAGGCAGTAGTGACCTCAGCTTGAGTACCCTTCCAAAGAAATCATCTCAGGACGATTCTCTCTACAACAGTCTTCTGCAGGACATTAGCATTTCCTACTATATGGCCGATCCGACGTACAGGCCGAACGAGCACATATGGATCCACTGA